Proteins encoded by one window of Silvimonas iriomotensis:
- a CDS encoding plasmid partitioning protein RepB C-terminal domain-containing protein, which produces MSGTLLAFIPKPYIVRLDDLLPSKAVPAGLLTSVKYLQIRSSIVEVGLIEPLSISAAQPDGRHVVLDGHVRLAALRELGHAEVLCLVSTDDESYTCNTKINRLPTIAEHKMLLHAVQQGVSEERLARALNVDITQIEKKVRLLHGICPEAAELLNERQFSAEIVRVLRKMKETRQVECVELMVSANSLKVTYAEALLAATPVGQLVDGQKPKKLAGLTAGEIQKMEREMANLQGQYKLIEQGYAEDVLNLVLARGYVAKLLENEAVARFIRLQKPELAEPLQHLVDVTSLEQ; this is translated from the coding sequence GTGAGTGGCACGTTGCTGGCGTTCATTCCGAAGCCCTATATCGTTCGCCTGGATGATTTGCTCCCATCGAAGGCGGTGCCGGCAGGCTTGTTGACCTCAGTGAAGTATCTGCAAATCCGAAGCTCGATAGTGGAAGTCGGGCTGATTGAGCCCCTGTCGATTTCGGCGGCGCAGCCGGATGGCAGGCATGTCGTACTTGATGGGCATGTCAGACTGGCAGCATTGCGGGAACTTGGTCACGCGGAGGTACTATGCCTGGTCTCGACGGATGATGAGAGCTACACCTGCAACACCAAAATCAACCGCTTGCCGACGATAGCGGAACACAAGATGTTGCTCCATGCGGTGCAGCAGGGCGTGTCTGAAGAAAGGCTGGCCAGGGCCCTGAATGTTGACATCACACAAATCGAGAAAAAGGTCCGGCTGCTCCATGGCATTTGTCCCGAAGCGGCTGAGTTGCTGAATGAGCGGCAATTCTCTGCAGAGATAGTACGCGTATTGCGCAAAATGAAAGAGACTCGCCAGGTTGAATGCGTCGAACTCATGGTGTCGGCCAACAGCCTCAAGGTCACCTATGCGGAAGCGTTGCTGGCGGCGACACCGGTTGGTCAACTCGTTGATGGCCAAAAACCCAAAAAGCTGGCCGGACTGACGGCTGGGGAAATTCAGAAAATGGAGCGCGAGATGGCCAATCTGCAGGGGCAGTACAAGCTGATTGAGCAGGGCTATGCGGAGGATGTACTCAATCTGGTGTTGGCGCGCGGTTATGTGGCCAAGTTGCTGGAAAATGAGGCTGTGGCGCGCTTTATCCGCTTACAAAAGCCCGAGCTCGCTGAACCACTGCAACACCTGGTCGATGTCACATCACTTGAACAGTAA
- a CDS encoding plasmid partitioning protein RepB C-terminal domain-containing protein has protein sequence MMDKLQQRTLRNIPLDLIDVLNTRDRNKRVFADIVGNFQKVGLKKPVTVAPRRGEDGSERYLLLCGEGRLKAFRSLGETEIPALVVEVDNEDAFIISLAENIARRQYRPLEVLSGIKRLNTLGYSANDIATKTGLNPTYVGGILNLLTQGEERLLIAVETGKVPLNTALEIVGAGDDDTALQAAMQEAYESGRLRGKQLTETRKVIQRRQSLGRCMGKNTQRKKTDVSASGLVRTYEREVARQKLVVRKAELTQQRLLFVVSALRQLFADENFINLLRAEHLDTLPSYLADRVWPAGSAA, from the coding sequence ATGATGGACAAACTGCAACAGCGTACATTGCGGAATATCCCGCTCGACCTCATCGACGTGCTCAACACACGGGACCGCAACAAGCGTGTATTCGCCGACATCGTCGGCAATTTCCAGAAGGTGGGCCTCAAAAAGCCGGTCACGGTGGCACCTCGACGTGGCGAGGATGGGAGCGAGCGCTACCTGCTGCTGTGCGGTGAAGGGCGATTGAAAGCATTCCGCTCATTGGGTGAAACCGAGATACCCGCCCTGGTGGTGGAGGTGGATAACGAGGATGCCTTCATCATCAGCCTGGCTGAGAACATTGCCCGCCGGCAATATCGTCCGCTGGAGGTTCTGTCTGGCATCAAACGCTTGAATACACTGGGTTATAGCGCGAACGACATCGCCACCAAGACCGGACTGAACCCAACTTACGTGGGTGGCATTCTGAATTTGCTGACCCAGGGTGAGGAGCGCCTGCTTATCGCCGTGGAAACAGGCAAGGTGCCCTTGAACACCGCGCTGGAAATCGTGGGAGCCGGCGATGATGACACCGCCTTGCAGGCCGCGATGCAGGAGGCCTACGAGTCAGGTCGGCTGCGGGGCAAGCAACTGACGGAAACCCGCAAGGTCATTCAGCGCAGACAGTCTTTGGGGCGCTGCATGGGCAAGAACACCCAGCGCAAAAAGACGGATGTATCGGCATCGGGTCTTGTTCGTACCTACGAGCGCGAAGTGGCTCGGCAGAAGCTGGTCGTCCGAAAGGCAGAGCTTACCCAGCAGCGCCTCCTGTTCGTGGTGAGTGCGTTGCGTCAGTTGTTTGCCGACGAGAATTTTATCAACCTGCTGCGGGCGGAGCACCTGGACACCTTGCCTTCCTATCTGGCCGACCGCGTCTGGCCGGCCGGGAGCGCCGCGTGA
- a CDS encoding recombinase family protein, with product MRVPAQPDGESDEVPQLRAAEYVRMSTEHQQYSTENQADRIREYALRNHIHIVRTYADEGKSGLRIAGREALQRLIRDVEAGTADFQMILVYDVSRWGRFQDSDESAYYEYICRRQGILVVYVAEQFENDGSPVSTIVKGVKRAMAGEYSRELSAKVFAGQCRLIELGYRQGGPAGFGLRRALIDQRGLMKGMLARGEHKSLQTDRVILVPGPEAEVATVLRIYHWFIDDNLSELQIAGRLNAEGIGTDLGREWSRSTVNEVLTNEKYIGNNVYNRVSFKLKKTRVINPAELWVRKEGAFEPVVSPELFFTAQGIMRARLRRYSDEDLLERLRQLYQSRGLLSGLIIDETEGMPSAAAYAHRFGSLIRAYQKVGFTPDRDYRFLEVNRLLRMMHPAIVAETEAAIRAIGGSVYRDPATDLLEVNGEFTASLVLSRCLVMESGARRWKVRLDTSLCPDITVAVRLASSNESALDYFLLPRLDFGESKFSLAELNAAELDCYRFDTLDYLYGMAARQRLRRAA from the coding sequence ATGCGTGTCCCAGCACAACCCGATGGTGAATCAGACGAAGTGCCACAGCTGCGAGCGGCTGAATATGTGCGCATGTCGACTGAGCACCAGCAGTATTCCACTGAAAATCAGGCCGACCGGATTCGGGAGTACGCCCTTCGCAATCACATCCATATTGTTCGGACCTATGCCGACGAGGGCAAAAGTGGTCTGCGTATTGCCGGGCGGGAAGCCTTACAGCGATTGATTCGGGACGTGGAGGCGGGTACAGCGGATTTCCAGATGATTCTGGTGTACGACGTCAGCCGCTGGGGGCGCTTCCAGGATTCCGATGAGAGCGCCTACTACGAGTACATCTGTCGCCGCCAAGGCATTCTCGTTGTCTACGTGGCCGAACAGTTTGAGAACGACGGCTCCCCAGTCTCCACTATCGTTAAGGGCGTCAAGCGAGCGATGGCTGGTGAATACAGCCGTGAGCTGTCGGCCAAGGTATTTGCTGGTCAGTGTCGCCTGATTGAACTGGGTTATCGCCAGGGTGGTCCGGCGGGTTTTGGTCTGCGCCGTGCCCTCATCGACCAGCGTGGCCTCATGAAAGGTATGCTGGCTCGTGGCGAACACAAAAGTCTGCAGACCGACCGTGTCATTCTGGTTCCAGGGCCGGAAGCTGAAGTGGCGACCGTTTTGCGCATTTACCATTGGTTCATTGACGACAACCTGTCCGAGTTGCAGATTGCCGGCCGGCTGAACGCCGAAGGTATTGGCACAGACCTGGGGCGGGAATGGTCGCGCTCAACCGTGAATGAGGTGCTGACCAACGAAAAGTACATTGGCAATAATGTGTACAACCGCGTGTCCTTTAAGCTGAAGAAAACCCGTGTTATCAATCCGGCCGAATTGTGGGTGCGCAAAGAGGGTGCTTTCGAGCCGGTTGTATCGCCGGAATTGTTTTTCACCGCCCAGGGCATCATGCGCGCGAGATTGCGGCGCTATAGCGACGAGGACCTGCTGGAGCGATTGCGCCAGTTGTATCAGAGCCGCGGTTTACTTTCCGGTTTGATAATTGATGAGACTGAAGGCATGCCGTCGGCGGCGGCTTATGCCCATCGCTTCGGTAGCCTGATTCGCGCCTATCAAAAGGTGGGATTTACACCGGACCGCGACTATCGCTTCCTGGAGGTCAACCGCCTCCTGCGGATGATGCACCCCGCCATCGTGGCGGAGACCGAAGCCGCCATCCGTGCCATAGGCGGTTCCGTGTATCGAGACCCGGCGACAGACCTGCTGGAAGTGAATGGTGAATTCACGGCGTCTCTTGTGCTCAGCCGCTGCCTGGTTATGGAGTCCGGTGCTCGCCGCTGGAAAGTCAGACTGGATACCAGCCTGTGCCCCGACATCACGGTTGCGGTCCGGCTGGCAAGCAGCAACGAATCGGCGCTCGACTATTTTCTGTTACCCCGACTCGATTTTGGGGAGAGCAAGTTCAGCCTGGCTGAGCTGAACGCTGCTGAGCTCGACTGCTATCGGTTTGACACGCTTGATTACCTTTACGGGATGGCAGCACGGCAACGCTTGCGGAGGGCTGCATGA
- a CDS encoding XRE family transcriptional regulator, protein MSIDRLIAERIASLRTAQQLSLSQLAERSDVSKAMISKIERMESSPTAAVLGRLASGLGVPLTRLLAEDEPHHRSPLRRRDEQEIWQDPSTGYLRRQVAQLDEASGTELVEIDLPAGTRIDYPHWHTKPHRQRLWMLEGNLDVIYGEERFELTVGDQLDFALDKPVSYLANPIGRCRYLLNVLHKQQG, encoded by the coding sequence ATGAGCATTGATCGCCTTATCGCTGAACGCATCGCCTCATTGCGCACCGCGCAGCAACTCAGCCTCTCGCAACTGGCAGAGCGTTCAGACGTCAGCAAGGCCATGATCTCTAAAATAGAACGCATGGAGAGCAGCCCCACCGCCGCCGTACTGGGGCGGCTGGCGTCGGGCCTTGGCGTGCCGCTCACCCGCCTGCTGGCTGAAGACGAACCACACCACCGCTCGCCCCTGCGCCGCCGCGACGAACAAGAAATCTGGCAAGACCCCTCCACCGGCTACCTGCGCCGCCAGGTGGCCCAACTGGACGAAGCCAGCGGCACAGAACTGGTAGAGATCGACCTGCCCGCCGGCACCCGCATCGACTACCCGCACTGGCACACCAAACCCCACCGCCAAAGACTGTGGATGCTGGAAGGCAATCTGGACGTCATCTACGGCGAAGAACGCTTTGAACTCACGGTGGGCGACCAGCTGGATTTTGCGCTGGATAAACCAGTGAGCTACCTGGCCAACCCGATCGGGCGCTGCCGCTATCTGTTGAACGTGCTGCACAAGCAGCAGGGGTAG
- a CDS encoding GNAT family N-acetyltransferase gives MQIVDCTEERHAGAILDIFNEAIANSTALYDYKPRELSSMVTWFETKRRNGFPVIGVEDEHGTLLGFASYGTFRAWAAFKYSVEHSIYIHHEHRGKGLGELLLTRLIEEATRRDVHILVGGIDLSNTGSIALHEKLGFEASGVIKQAGYKFGRWLDLAFYQKILVTPLEPNED, from the coding sequence ATGCAGATAGTAGATTGCACAGAAGAACGCCACGCCGGCGCGATTCTGGATATTTTCAACGAGGCCATCGCCAATTCGACCGCGCTGTATGACTACAAACCGCGTGAGTTGTCGTCGATGGTGACCTGGTTTGAAACCAAGCGCCGCAATGGTTTTCCGGTGATCGGGGTTGAGGACGAGCACGGCACGCTGCTGGGTTTTGCCAGTTACGGCACTTTCCGCGCGTGGGCGGCGTTCAAGTACAGCGTGGAGCACTCGATCTACATTCACCATGAACATCGCGGCAAGGGCCTGGGCGAATTGCTGCTGACCCGCTTGATTGAAGAGGCCACCCGGCGCGATGTGCATATCCTGGTGGGCGGTATTGACCTGAGCAATACCGGCAGCATTGCCCTGCATGAAAAACTGGGTTTCGAGGCATCTGGCGTGATCAAACAGGCCGGATACAAGTTCGGGCGCTGGCTGGATCTGGCGTTCTACCAGAAGATTCTGGTGACGCCGCTGGAGCCGAACGAGGACTGA
- a CDS encoding GGDEF domain-containing protein — protein MSDLHDLQSDSAVYKTLLESTQAIPWKIDWASMKFAYIGPQIEPLLGWSQESWVSAEDWAMRIHPDDRDYVVNFCISQSKLGVDHEADYRALTKDNGYVWIRDVVHVVRGENGEAESLIGFMFDISERKKTEEKLISLQRELEALSFKDGLTGIANRRRFDASLEVEWGNAQRGNQPLSLIVLDIDFFKQFNDVYGHIVGDKCLTNVAQTLALAIAGPRDIAARFGGEEFVILLPETDAHGAREVAERCERLIEKLKIVHEKSGGSGFVTVSMGVGTITPAEGQSATDFVQAVDKLLYAAKQNGRNRIEAASL, from the coding sequence ATGTCAGACCTTCATGATCTTCAAAGCGACAGCGCGGTTTACAAGACCTTGCTGGAATCCACCCAGGCCATCCCCTGGAAAATTGACTGGGCGAGCATGAAGTTTGCCTATATCGGTCCGCAGATCGAGCCCTTGCTGGGCTGGAGCCAGGAAAGCTGGGTATCGGCCGAGGACTGGGCCATGCGCATTCACCCGGATGACCGTGATTACGTGGTCAACTTTTGTATCTCGCAATCCAAGCTGGGGGTCGATCACGAGGCCGACTACCGCGCGCTGACCAAAGACAACGGTTATGTGTGGATTCGCGATGTGGTGCATGTGGTGCGCGGTGAAAACGGCGAGGCAGAGTCTTTGATCGGTTTCATGTTCGATATCAGCGAGCGCAAGAAAACCGAAGAAAAACTGATCAGCCTGCAGCGCGAACTGGAAGCGCTGTCGTTCAAGGATGGCCTGACCGGCATTGCCAACCGCCGCCGGTTTGATGCCAGCCTGGAAGTGGAATGGGGCAATGCCCAGCGCGGCAACCAGCCGCTAAGCCTGATCGTGCTTGATATCGACTTCTTCAAGCAGTTCAACGATGTATACGGCCATATTGTCGGGGATAAATGCCTGACCAACGTGGCGCAAACCCTGGCGCTGGCCATTGCCGGCCCGCGGGACATAGCGGCGCGGTTTGGTGGCGAGGAGTTTGTGATTCTGCTGCCTGAAACCGACGCCCATGGCGCGCGTGAAGTGGCCGAACGTTGTGAGCGGCTGATCGAGAAACTGAAGATCGTGCATGAGAAATCCGGCGGCAGCGGTTTTGTGACGGTCAGCATGGGCGTGGGCACGATCACCCCGGCAGAAGGTCAGTCTGCAACAGACTTTGTGCAGGCCGTCGACAAGCTGCTGTACGCGGCCAAGCAAAACGGCCGTAACCGGATTGAGGCAGCCAGCCTGTAA
- a CDS encoding carbohydrate-binding protein, whose amino-acid sequence MRNTLFPRRLAASAALALLPAAVFAAYPAWQADTYYAAGTVVLYNGHDYKAVVSQTDYSGTGWNPTVASLWTDLGADTGGTPTPAPTPAPTPAPTPVPTPAPTPAPTPAPTPAPTPAPTPAPTPSSGCYAAWSSSTAYSTGAQVSYNGVNYQAAYWTQGNNPSTTSGAAGSGQPWIVVGNCGGSTPTPTPTPTPTPTPTPTPTPTPAPTPSSGGYRFAPYVDVSGSFDPIGWSQATSQKYLTLAFFNSSGGCAGQWPIDSATILSKTQGLQALGGNVILSSGGWNALDIARQCSTAQAVATVYQTELDRLGTTHLDLDAEAGDQQNNLDTTVVDRRSAAVKILQDTYAARGQTLTVSFTLAVNPVNGIPSDSFYVLQSARNAGARIDLVNLMIMDYYDGGASSGQMGARSDQALQLAFNQIKSLLPGKTDAQYWAMIGATAMIGQNDDSTEVFTLTDAQTVRNFATQNGMGRLAFWSLGRDNGNCAGSTTANWQCSGISQSLWSFTNIFGGF is encoded by the coding sequence ATGAGAAACACCCTGTTTCCGCGCCGGCTTGCTGCCAGCGCGGCGCTTGCGCTATTGCCTGCAGCCGTGTTCGCTGCATACCCGGCCTGGCAAGCCGATACGTACTACGCCGCCGGCACGGTGGTGCTGTACAACGGGCATGATTACAAAGCCGTAGTCAGCCAGACCGATTACAGCGGCACCGGCTGGAACCCGACGGTGGCCTCGTTGTGGACCGATCTGGGCGCGGATACCGGCGGCACGCCAACCCCTGCGCCGACACCGGCACCAACGCCGGCACCCACACCGGTACCAACGCCAGCCCCGACGCCCGCACCGACACCTGCACCTACCCCCGCTCCCACACCTGCGCCGACACCGGCCCCGACGCCGTCGTCGGGGTGTTATGCCGCGTGGAGCAGCAGCACGGCGTACTCGACCGGGGCACAGGTCAGCTACAACGGCGTGAACTATCAGGCCGCGTACTGGACGCAGGGCAATAACCCGTCGACCACCAGCGGCGCGGCCGGCAGCGGCCAGCCGTGGATTGTTGTGGGCAATTGCGGTGGCAGCACGCCAACGCCAACGCCAACCCCCACGCCGACACCTACTCCAACGCCGACCCCGACGCCCACGCCCGCCCCCACCCCGTCATCCGGCGGTTATCGCTTTGCACCGTATGTCGATGTCAGCGGCAGTTTTGATCCGATTGGCTGGTCACAAGCCACCAGCCAGAAATACCTGACGCTGGCGTTCTTCAATTCCAGCGGCGGTTGCGCGGGTCAATGGCCGATCGACAGCGCGACGATCCTGTCCAAAACCCAGGGTCTGCAAGCGTTGGGCGGTAATGTGATCCTGTCGTCCGGTGGCTGGAATGCGCTGGATATCGCCCGTCAGTGCAGCACTGCGCAGGCCGTGGCCACGGTCTATCAGACTGAACTGGACCGGCTGGGCACCACGCACCTGGATCTGGATGCAGAAGCGGGCGATCAGCAGAACAATCTGGACACCACGGTGGTGGATCGTCGCAGCGCGGCGGTGAAGATTCTGCAAGACACCTACGCTGCCCGCGGCCAGACGCTGACGGTGTCGTTCACGCTGGCGGTCAACCCGGTCAACGGCATTCCGTCCGACAGTTTCTATGTGCTGCAATCAGCCAGGAACGCGGGCGCGCGCATTGATCTGGTCAACCTGATGATCATGGATTACTACGATGGCGGCGCGTCGTCCGGCCAGATGGGCGCGCGTTCAGACCAGGCGCTGCAACTGGCGTTCAACCAGATCAAATCCCTGCTGCCGGGCAAGACCGACGCGCAGTACTGGGCCATGATCGGCGCCACGGCCATGATTGGTCAGAATGACGACTCGACAGAGGTCTTTACCTTGACCGATGCCCAGACCGTGCGCAACTTTGCCACGCAAAACGGCATGGGCCGGCTGGCGTTCTGGTCGCTGGGCCGCGACAACGGCAACTGCGCCGGTAGCACCACCGCCAACTGGCAATGCAGCGGTATCTCGCAAAGCTTGTGGAGCTTCACCAACATCTTTGGCGGGTTCTGA
- a CDS encoding Vgb family protein — MKHAKAEIIQEYGPFEGNPAIHGVTWDGEQVWFASGNQVNALDLVSGKTVRAVPTPADAGTAFDGQHLYQIAEKHIHKIDPQTGQVLNTIPAPGDGGDSGMAWAEGSLWVGVYRDRKIHQVDPDTGKILKTLETNRFVTGVTWVGGELWHGTWEGEESGLNHIDAHTGKVLEVLEMPAGTGVSGLESNGADRFFCGGGTSGKIRVVKHPAAKTPA; from the coding sequence ATGAAACACGCCAAGGCAGAAATCATTCAGGAATACGGCCCGTTTGAGGGCAACCCGGCCATTCACGGTGTCACCTGGGATGGCGAACAAGTGTGGTTTGCCAGCGGCAACCAGGTGAACGCACTCGATCTGGTCAGTGGCAAAACCGTGCGGGCGGTGCCGACACCGGCTGATGCCGGCACCGCGTTTGATGGCCAGCACCTTTATCAGATTGCAGAAAAGCACATCCACAAGATCGACCCGCAAACCGGCCAGGTACTCAATACCATTCCGGCGCCGGGTGATGGCGGGGATTCCGGCATGGCGTGGGCCGAGGGCTCTTTGTGGGTGGGCGTGTATCGGGATCGCAAGATTCACCAGGTTGATCCGGACACCGGCAAGATATTGAAGACGCTGGAAACCAACCGCTTTGTCACCGGGGTGACCTGGGTGGGGGGCGAGTTGTGGCACGGCACGTGGGAGGGCGAGGAGAGCGGGCTGAACCATATCGACGCGCACACCGGCAAAGTGCTGGAAGTGCTGGAAATGCCGGCGGGTACTGGCGTATCCGGGCTGGAATCCAACGGCGCTGACCGGTTCTTTTGCGGTGGCGGCACCAGCGGCAAAATCCGCGTGGTAAAGCACCCCGCCGCCAAAACGCCAGCCTGA
- a CDS encoding helix-turn-helix domain-containing protein, whose product MDSLITAAARALATGDALGALNRVALREDPPALALRGIAMAQLGDLPRARQLLRRAAQGFGPKEAVARARCVVAEAEIALAARDLTWPTKALEVAQATLTTHGDRFNAAHAQFVILRRLLLLGRLPEAEHALQTVAAQTLPPALRAVHGLIEAGIAMRRLHSSAARVALANAAQAAADARIGALMAEIAAAARLLDAPAARLITQGRMQTLRLDEIEALQKTPVLLVDACRNCVRDATQTINLATRPILFVLARMLGEAWPADAPRDALIAGAFRIRHPDDTHRARLRVEVGRLRKLLHPAADIQATRQGFVLVPRYTREVAVLAPTVEDANAAVLALLTDGESWSSSALALALGTSQRTVQRALDSLNAAGKVQYFGQGRARRWLNPPMPGFATTLLLPAPFADMPG is encoded by the coding sequence ATGGATTCGCTGATCACTGCGGCGGCGCGGGCGCTGGCCACGGGCGATGCGCTGGGCGCGCTCAACCGCGTGGCGTTGCGGGAAGACCCGCCGGCGCTGGCGCTGCGCGGCATTGCCATGGCGCAACTGGGCGACTTGCCCCGCGCCCGGCAATTATTGCGGCGCGCGGCACAAGGCTTCGGCCCCAAAGAAGCCGTAGCGCGGGCGCGCTGTGTGGTGGCAGAGGCCGAAATCGCCCTAGCCGCGCGTGATCTCACCTGGCCGACCAAAGCGCTGGAAGTGGCGCAGGCCACCCTGACCACGCATGGCGACCGCTTTAACGCCGCGCACGCGCAGTTTGTCATCTTGCGCCGCTTGTTGTTGCTGGGCCGCCTGCCAGAAGCCGAACACGCCCTGCAGACGGTAGCGGCCCAAACCCTGCCGCCCGCGCTGCGTGCCGTGCACGGGTTGATTGAGGCTGGCATTGCCATGCGCCGCTTGCACAGCAGCGCGGCCCGGGTGGCGCTGGCCAACGCCGCGCAAGCTGCGGCCGATGCGCGCATTGGTGCGCTGATGGCAGAAATCGCCGCCGCCGCGCGTTTGCTGGACGCCCCGGCCGCGCGTCTGATCACCCAGGGCCGCATGCAAACCTTGCGGCTTGATGAGATCGAAGCCCTGCAAAAAACGCCGGTCTTGCTGGTCGACGCATGTCGCAACTGCGTGCGCGATGCCACGCAGACCATCAACCTGGCAACGCGCCCTATTTTGTTTGTGCTGGCGCGCATGCTGGGCGAAGCCTGGCCGGCCGATGCCCCGCGTGATGCGCTGATTGCCGGCGCGTTCCGCATTCGCCATCCGGATGACACCCACCGCGCGCGCTTGCGGGTTGAAGTAGGGCGCCTGCGCAAATTGCTGCACCCTGCGGCGGATATCCAGGCCACCCGGCAGGGTTTTGTGCTGGTGCCGCGCTACACCCGGGAGGTCGCCGTGCTGGCCCCCACGGTTGAAGACGCCAACGCCGCCGTGCTGGCGCTGCTGACCGATGGCGAGTCCTGGTCCAGTTCTGCCCTGGCCTTGGCGCTGGGTACCAGCCAGCGCACCGTGCAACGCGCGCTGGATTCGCTCAATGCCGCAGGCAAGGTGCAGTATTTCGGACAAGGCCGGGCGCGCCGCTGGTTGAACCCGCCGATGCCCGGATTCGCGACGACCTTGTTACTCCCGGCCCCGTTTGCCGACATGCCAGGATGA
- a CDS encoding DUF899 domain-containing protein, translating to MTTHHTGTREEWLAARLKLLAAEKEHTHRSDELAQQRQALPWVRVDKDYRFATEKGEATLSDLFDGRTQLMVYHFMYGPDYTAGCPSCSSIADGFNGIAVHLANHDITLTAISRAPLLKLLAYRKRMGWTFPWASAYGGEFNYDYNAAFTEEQQQHKGIEYNYQKEEPTGQPKLSRSMPSWDQPDGMSPVAQIAAGVGTDVPTFTRERPGVSTFIKENGVIYHTYSAYARGLDGLWGMYQWLDRAPLGRNENSVWWRRHDEYAAA from the coding sequence ATGACCACGCATCACACTGGCACCCGGGAAGAATGGCTGGCGGCACGATTGAAACTGCTGGCGGCAGAGAAAGAACACACCCATCGCAGCGACGAACTGGCGCAGCAACGCCAGGCCCTGCCCTGGGTACGGGTCGACAAAGACTACCGCTTTGCCACCGAAAAAGGCGAAGCCACCTTGTCTGACCTGTTCGACGGCCGCACGCAACTGATGGTGTACCACTTCATGTACGGCCCGGATTACACCGCCGGCTGCCCGTCGTGCTCATCCATTGCCGATGGCTTTAACGGCATTGCCGTGCATCTGGCCAATCACGACATCACCCTGACGGCGATCTCCCGCGCGCCGCTGCTCAAGCTTCTGGCGTATCGCAAGCGCATGGGCTGGACTTTCCCCTGGGCATCGGCCTACGGCGGCGAGTTCAACTATGACTACAACGCGGCGTTTACCGAAGAACAGCAACAACACAAGGGCATCGAGTACAACTATCAGAAAGAAGAACCCACCGGCCAGCCGAAGCTGTCCAGATCCATGCCGAGCTGGGACCAGCCCGACGGCATGAGCCCGGTTGCACAGATTGCCGCCGGCGTGGGCACTGATGTCCCCACCTTCACACGGGAACGCCCGGGCGTGAGTACATTCATCAAGGAAAACGGCGTGATCTATCACACCTATTCCGCCTACGCCCGCGGTCTGGATGGCCTGTGGGGCATGTACCAGTGGCTGGACCGTGCACCGCTGGGCCGCAATGAAAACAGCGTGTGGTGGCGCCGTCATGACGAGTACGCAGCAGCCTGA
- a CDS encoding DUF2182 domain-containing protein, producing MTSTQQPERAVTATGGADHALPADGPTARIAFYGTMALLCLLAWLATARLYTPMAAMSGMPMPGGWTMSMMWMRMPGQSWISAAAGFMAMWLWMMAGMMLPVLAPALWQQRCTLASHSSLRKAWLNLVTACGYFLVWALAGLIIWLAGLWLADQTMRYPALARCVPLLNGLVVVMAGLAQFTRHKARLLQRCHDAPCHPHASTTRAAVWQGIRHGWHCNLCCANLTLVLLVCGMMDWAVMLAVTAAIVLERWHKRPWAASAIGIVLLGIGLWLTLQAGSQAALPGSAHYSRMWAVLCSKDCFV from the coding sequence ATGACGAGTACGCAGCAGCCTGAGCGTGCTGTCACCGCGACGGGCGGGGCCGACCATGCCCTGCCCGCCGACGGCCCGACAGCCCGCATCGCCTTCTATGGCACGATGGCCCTGCTTTGCCTGCTTGCCTGGCTGGCAACGGCCCGCCTTTACACCCCCATGGCGGCCATGAGCGGCATGCCCATGCCCGGCGGCTGGACCATGTCGATGATGTGGATGCGCATGCCCGGCCAGAGCTGGATCAGCGCCGCAGCCGGATTCATGGCCATGTGGCTGTGGATGATGGCGGGCATGATGCTGCCAGTGCTGGCGCCGGCCTTATGGCAACAACGCTGCACACTGGCCAGCCACAGCAGCCTGCGCAAGGCGTGGCTCAACCTTGTCACCGCCTGCGGCTACTTTCTGGTCTGGGCGCTTGCCGGGCTGATCATCTGGCTGGCCGGGCTGTGGCTGGCCGACCAGACCATGCGCTACCCGGCCCTGGCCCGCTGCGTCCCGCTGCTCAACGGCCTGGTGGTTGTGATGGCGGGTCTGGCCCAGTTCACTCGCCACAAAGCCCGGCTGCTACAACGCTGCCACGACGCGCCCTGTCACCCCCACGCCAGCACCACGCGCGCTGCAGTATGGCAAGGCATCCGGCACGGCTGGCACTGCAATCTGTGCTGCGCCAATCTGACGCTGGTGCTGCTGGTCTGCGGCATGATGGATTGGGCCGTCATGCTGGCAGTGACGGCAGCCATTGTGCTGGAGCGCTGGCACAAGCGGCCCTGGGCAGCCAGCGCCATCGGCATCGTGTTGCTGGGCATCGGGCTGTGGTTAACGCTGCAGGCGGGCAGTCAGGCGGCATTGCCAGGCAGCGCGCATTACAGCAGGATGTGGGCGGTTTTATGCTCCAAGGATTGTTTCGTTTGA